Within Thermus antranikianii DSM 12462, the genomic segment TCGTAACCCTCATCGGCTCCAACGGGGCGGGCAAGAGCACCACCTTGCGCACCATCAGCGGCCTGATCAAGCCCCGACAGGGGGAGGTCCTCTTCCAAGGAAGACCCATCCACCGCCTCCCTGCCCACCAGATCGTGGCCCTGGGGGTAGGCCATGTACCCGAGGGGCGGAAGATCTTCCCCCGCCTCACCGTGGAGGAAAACCTGGAGATCGGGGCCTATCTGGAAAACGACCGCAAGGTGGTGCAGAAGCGCAAGGAGGAGGTCTTCGCCCTCTTCCCCCGGCTCTACGAGCGCCGGGCGCAGAAGGGGGGCACCCTTTCGGGCGGGGAGCAGCAGATGCTGGCCATCGGCCGGGCCCTGATGCAGAACCCCAGGATCCTCCTCATGGACGAACCCTCCATGGGTCTGGCCCCGGTGCTGGTGGACTTCATCTTTGAAACCATCCAGAAGCTGAACCGGGAGGGCAAGACCATCCTCTTGGTGGAGCAAAACGCCCGCTTAGCCCTGCAGATCGCCCACCGGGGCTACGTTTTGGCCACGGGGGAGATTACCCTGGAAGGCCCGGCCCGCGAGCTGGCCCAGAACCCCGAGGTGCAGAAGGCCTACCTGGGAGAGGGCTGAGAAGAGCCTCTGGGCATACCCCGGCTTGCACACGCCGGCTTGGGGGAATATACTCTCCCCGTAGCTTCAGGGCAAATAGCCCCTAGAGAGGAGGTTTTTGTATGAGAAAAGGTCTTTTGGTCCTCGCCTTGTTGGCGTTGGCCCCTGCTTCCGCCCAGCGCTTGGTGGTGGCTCAGGGCACCGACCCCATAACCTTGGACGCCCCTTTGGCCCAGGACTCCCCCTCAGCCACCGTGGTCACCCACATCAGCGAGACCCTGTTTGAGCTCACCCCTGAGGGCCGGATTGTACCCCTTCTAGCAGAAGGACACAGCTTCGCCGACGGAGGACGCACCTTGGTGATCCGCCTTAAGCGGGGCATCACCTTCCACGACGGCACCCCGTTCAACGCCGAGGCGGTGAAGTTCAACCTGGAGCGCTTCGTTTCCCGGGAGCTAGCCAGCCCCTTCGCCTTCCTGCTCTCCGAGCTGGAACGGGTAGAGGTGGTGGACACCTACACCGTCCGCCTCCGCCTTAAAAACCCCTTTGCCCCCATCCTGGCCCACCTAACCCATAGCTCCACTGCCATGCAAAGTCCCGCGGCCATCCAACGCCTAGGGGCCCAGTATCGGGACAACCCCGTGGGTACGGGTCCCTACCGCTTCCAGGCCTGGCAGAAGGGGCAGTTCGTGGACCTGGTACGTAACGAAAACTACTGGGGAGAAAAGCCTCCCATTCCTCAGGTACGCTTCATCCCCGTACCCGAGGGTACCACCCGGGTGGCCTTGGTGGAAACGGGCCAAGCCCATGTGGCGGTACGCATTCCGCCCCAGGACATCGCCCGCCTCCAGGCCAACCGGGCCATCGAGGTGGTGCGCACGCCAAGCCTACGCACCATCTACATCTACTTCAACACCCAGCGTCCCCCCTTCAACGACGCCCGGGTGCGCCAGGCTCTAAACTATGCGGTGAACAAGGAGGAGATCCTCCAGTTCGTCCTAGGCGGGATTGGCCGGATATCCGACGCCCCCATTGCCCCCGGCATCTTCGGTTATGCCCCTGTGGGCCGCTATGAGTACAACCCCCAGCGGGCCCAGGAGCTTCTGCGCCAAGCAGGGATCACCCTGCCCCTCAGGGTCACCCTCCATTGCCCCACGGGGCGCTACTTCCAGGACATCCAGGTGTGTGAGGCCATCCAAGGACAGCTCAGGCGGGTAGGAGTGGAAGCCTCCATCCAAACCCTGGAGTGGGGAGCCTACCTCCAGGAAACCCAGCGCCCCCTAAGGGAAAACCGCATCCAGATGGCCATGCTGGGCTGGGGTACGGTAACGGGGGATGCGGATTATGGGCTTTACCCCCTCTTCCACTCTAGTCAATGGGCCCCCGGTTTCAACCGCGCCTTCTACCGGAACCCAAGGGTGGACCAGCTCCTGGCCCAAGCCCGCATCTCCACCCTTCCCCAGGGAAGGCAACAGCTCTACCGGGAAGCCATGACCCAGATCTGGCAGGATGCTCCCTGGCTCTTCCTCCACTCCGAGCTCCAGGTCACGGCCATCCGGCAGGAGGTCCAGGGCTTCATCGTCCACCCCACGGAGCGTTACCTGGCGTACAAGGCCCGGTTCCGCTGAGGAAACCCCAAGACCCTACCCCGTGGGGCCCTCCCCACGGGGCCTTATTGAGGCGAAATGGTAACCTACGCCCTAAGGCGCCTTCTCATTGCTATCCCTACCCTCTTCGGAGTGGTTCTTCTGGTCTTCCTCATGGTGCGCCTGGCCCCAGGGGACCCAGCGGTGCTCTTGGCAGGGGAGTTCGCCACCCCTGAAACCCTGGAGGCAATCCGGGCCCGTTATGGCCTGGACCGCCCGCTTCCCGAACAGTTCCTCATTTACCTGGAAGCCCTCCTCCGAGGGGACCTTGGGGAATCCGCCCGAAGCCGCCGGCCCGTCCTTGAAGAGCTCCAAACCTACTTCCCCAACACGGTGGAGCTGGCTAGCGCCGCCATCCTGGTGGCCCTTCTCACCGGCATTCCCCTGGGCATCCTGGCTGCCCTCAGACCGGGAAGCGGGTTGGACCTCGGGGTCATGATCCTGGCCCTCATCGGGGTCTCCATGCCCGTCTTCTGGTTCGGCCTCCTGGCCATCCTCATCTTCTCCGTGGAGCTGGGCTGGTTTCCCGTGGCGGGGAAAGGCACCTTGGCCCACCTGGTCCTTCCCGCCATTACCCTGGGAGTGAACGCCACCGCCCTCCTGGCCCGCATGACCCGGGGAGCCCTCCTCGAGGTCCTCTCCCAGGACTACATCCGCACCGCCCGGGCCAAGGGCCTGGCCGAACGGGTGGTCATCTTTAAGCATGCGCTACGCAACGCCTTAATTCCCGTGGTCACCGTGGCCGGGCTAGAGTTCGGAAGCCTCTTGGCAGGAGCGGTGATCACGGAAACCATCTTCGCCTGGCCGGGCCTTGGACAGCTTTTGGTGGGCTCCATCCTTGCCCGGGACTACCCTGTGGTGCAGGGAGCCGTGCTTCTCGTGGCCACCACCTTCATCCTGGTAAACCTACTGGTGGACCTGCTTTACGCCTGGATCGACCCACGGGTGCGCTATGACTAGACCCTGGCGACGCTTTAAGAGGAGCCGTCTAGCCCAGGCTGGGCTTCTCCTCCTAAGCCTTTACCTCTTGGGAGCCCTCCTTGCCCCCTTCCTCGCCCCCTACTCTCCCTACACCCAGGATCTCCGTTCCACCTACGTGCCCCCTCTGGCAGGGATAAGCCTTAGAGGACCCAAGGGGGAGCTGGGGCTATACGTAAGCCCCGTTTACCGTCACCCCCTAGAAGGAATTCAGGTAAACTGGCAGGAAAAGTACCCCCTGCGCCTTCTGGTCAGGGGAGAAGAGTGGCGCTGGTTGGGTTTTTCCGGAAACCTCCACCTCTTTGGGGTGGAAGGCCCTGTCCGTTTCTACCTCCTCGGTACCGACGAGCAGGGACGGGACCTCTTCTCCCGCATCCTCTACGGGATACCCATCTCCCTTACCATCGGCCTGGTGGCCGTAGGGATCGGCCTGCTCCTGGGCGTGCCCCTAGGAGCCCTCTCCGCCTACCTGGGGGGGCGGGTAGACCTTCTGGTCCAACGGCTGGTAGACGTGATGCTGGCCTTCCCTGGAATTCTCCTGGCCATCGTCCTGGTGGCCATCCTGGGACCAGGGCTGGGCAACGCCATGATCGCAGTAGGTATCGCCGCGGTTCCTATCTACGCGCGCCTGATCCGGGGAGTGGTTCTCTCCCTCAAGGCCCTGGACTATGTGGAAGCGGCCAGGGCACTGGGAGCCAGCGACACACGCATCCTCCTCCGCCATATCCTCCCCAACGCCTTAGGCCCCATCCTGATCCAGTCCAGCCTACAAATGGCCATCGCCATCCTCTTCGCCGCCGGGCTGGGCTTTTTGGGCCTCGGTGCTAGGCCCCCTGAACCCGAGTGGGGACTGATGCTGGCCCGGGGAAGGGAGTACCTGGCTGTGGCCCCCCATGTG encodes:
- a CDS encoding ABC transporter ATP-binding protein, producing the protein MSLLELRNVHTYYGHIHALKGISLRVEEGEIVTLIGSNGAGKSTTLRTISGLIKPRQGEVLFQGRPIHRLPAHQIVALGVGHVPEGRKIFPRLTVEENLEIGAYLENDRKVVQKRKEEVFALFPRLYERRAQKGGTLSGGEQQMLAIGRALMQNPRILLMDEPSMGLAPVLVDFIFETIQKLNREGKTILLVEQNARLALQIAHRGYVLATGEITLEGPARELAQNPEVQKAYLGEG
- a CDS encoding glutathione ABC transporter substrate-binding protein, whose product is MRKGLLVLALLALAPASAQRLVVAQGTDPITLDAPLAQDSPSATVVTHISETLFELTPEGRIVPLLAEGHSFADGGRTLVIRLKRGITFHDGTPFNAEAVKFNLERFVSRELASPFAFLLSELERVEVVDTYTVRLRLKNPFAPILAHLTHSSTAMQSPAAIQRLGAQYRDNPVGTGPYRFQAWQKGQFVDLVRNENYWGEKPPIPQVRFIPVPEGTTRVALVETGQAHVAVRIPPQDIARLQANRAIEVVRTPSLRTIYIYFNTQRPPFNDARVRQALNYAVNKEEILQFVLGGIGRISDAPIAPGIFGYAPVGRYEYNPQRAQELLRQAGITLPLRVTLHCPTGRYFQDIQVCEAIQGQLRRVGVEASIQTLEWGAYLQETQRPLRENRIQMAMLGWGTVTGDADYGLYPLFHSSQWAPGFNRAFYRNPRVDQLLAQARISTLPQGRQQLYREAMTQIWQDAPWLFLHSELQVTAIRQEVQGFIVHPTERYLAYKARFR
- the nikB gene encoding nickel ABC transporter permease; protein product: MVTYALRRLLIAIPTLFGVVLLVFLMVRLAPGDPAVLLAGEFATPETLEAIRARYGLDRPLPEQFLIYLEALLRGDLGESARSRRPVLEELQTYFPNTVELASAAILVALLTGIPLGILAALRPGSGLDLGVMILALIGVSMPVFWFGLLAILIFSVELGWFPVAGKGTLAHLVLPAITLGVNATALLARMTRGALLEVLSQDYIRTARAKGLAERVVIFKHALRNALIPVVTVAGLEFGSLLAGAVITETIFAWPGLGQLLVGSILARDYPVVQGAVLLVATTFILVNLLVDLLYAWIDPRVRYD
- a CDS encoding ABC transporter permease → MTRPWRRFKRSRLAQAGLLLLSLYLLGALLAPFLAPYSPYTQDLRSTYVPPLAGISLRGPKGELGLYVSPVYRHPLEGIQVNWQEKYPLRLLVRGEEWRWLGFSGNLHLFGVEGPVRFYLLGTDEQGRDLFSRILYGIPISLTIGLVAVGIGLLLGVPLGALSAYLGGRVDLLVQRLVDVMLAFPGILLAIVLVAILGPGLGNAMIAVGIAAVPIYARLIRGVVLSLKALDYVEAARALGASDTRILLRHILPNALGPILIQSSLQMAIAILFAAGLGFLGLGARPPEPEWGLMLARGREYLAVAPHVATFPGLAIVGLVLAFNLLGDALRDALDPRSR